A stretch of DNA from Luteolibacter rhizosphaerae:
TCGGATAGGGATCCCGCCTCGTCAACCCGTGCTGCACCACCAGCTCCTGCGCATGCCCGCGATACTCCGCGGGGATCTCCAGCAGCTCCGGCACCGGCGCATCCATCCAGATCCAGTGCGTGCACCACGCCGCATACCCCGCGAAGAGCAGCGTGATCGAACCGAAGAGCGCGATGGCACCTTTCTTCTTCACCGCGCGATGCTGACCCGCCGCGCGCCGCCGCTCAAGTCCGGGAATCCCCGTAGGCATCGCCCCTTGACCCGACCGGGCATCCTGCCTTCCCTCCGCGCGGATGTTCCGCACGCGCAAGTTCCTCGTCATCTTCTGCCTCATCGGCCTGGGGCTCGGCTACATGGCCGGCCAGATCTTCCGCAAGCCGGACGTCCCCGCCGCGACGGAGACCTCGCGCCGCGTTCACGCGCAGGACGCCGAGATCCGCAGCTTCCACATCGCCAAGAGCATCCTCTCCGCCGCCGAGCGGATCCAAGCCGAGGACAGCGCCCGGCTGGAAGGGCAAGCACCGCCCGCATCCCCGCATAGTATCAGCTTCCGCGACCTGCATCTCGAGGAGATCGGCGAACTCATCCCCCACCTTCAGGAACTCTCCCGCGACGAACAAGCCAAGCCGCTCGCCACCGCCGCCATCGGGCTCGGCCACACCGCGCAGGAGCTCGCCGCCGCGCGTGACAAAATCTTCACCGCGCTGGATGCGGGACAGGCCGCCGACTCCCCGGAGCTCAAGCCCCTGCTGGAACAAGCCGCCCGTCTGGAGGCCGCCTACCTCCGGCAGCGCGAGCTTCTCGCGGAACAGCTCGACGCGCCCGAACAGGGAACTCGTTGAGACTCTAGACATATCTCCCCCCACCTTGCGCACGGGCCTGCCCTGCTAGGGAAATGTGATTGAATCCGGCCGCAGCGCCTCCTTTTCTAGCAGGCGCAACACACCCTAACATGCACAACACCCTATCTCTATTCTGCGCTGCCGCACTGCTCGGCACCGCGGGCGCGGATGCCGCCGTGGCGGTGGACATCACCGGAGGCAACGGCGCCCCTATCACCGTCACCATCCTCCAGCCGATCGAGTACACCGTGAACAACGGCACCTCCTTCTGGCCCGTCTTCGTCCTCGATGGCGCGGGCGACCTCCTGTCCATCGCCACGAATTCGGTCACCGGAACCCTTTCCTTCTCGGTGAACGGCGGCCCGGAACAGTTCATCAACCGCGCGAACTCGGAGTTCACCAGCGGTGTGGTGGGGCCCGATGATTTCTACTTCTATCTGATGAACTCCTCCACCCAGCTCCAGACCGGGGACACGGTGGTGCTGAATGCCGGGAGCTTCACCACCACGGGCTCCTTCGCCGTCGCCACGCCAGGCCAGATCTCCATCGAGACCTTCCTGATGGGTGCCTTCGGCGAGCAGGTCTCCGGCAATGGCGTGGCCGTGCCCGAGCCCGGCTCCGCGCTGCTCCTCGGTCTCGGCTGCGCCGGCATGTTCCTGCGCCGCCGTCGCGCCGCCTGAGCACCGGAATGGCTTTTTTCCGTTTTGCGGCCGGCAAGGAGCTACGACTTCCATCGTACCTCCCTGCCGTGCGAAGCTATCCGGCATGCCGAAGAGCGCCATCGAGCTTCCCCACCGCTTCACCCCGCGCCCGTACCAGCAGCCCGTGGTCACCGCCTTCCTGCGGGATGGGGTGAAGCGCGGCGTGTGCGTTTGGCACCGCCGCGCGGGGAAGGACAAGACCTTCATCAACATCATGGCCGCGAAGATGGCGGAGCGCGTGGGCAGCTACTTCTACTACTTCCCCACCGCCGCCATGGGCCGGAAGATCCTGTGGGAGGGCATGGATGGCGCGGGCATGAAGTTCCTGGATCACTTCCCGCAGGACTTCATCCGCAAGGCCAGCCACACCGAGATGAAGTTCGAGGCGGTGAACGGCTCGATCTTCCGCATCATCGGCACGGACCGGCTGGACGTGGTAGGCACGAATCCGGTGGGCTGCATCTTCTCTGAGACCTCGCTGCAGAACCCGCTGGGCTGGGAATACGTGCGCCCCATCCTGGCGGAGAATGGCGGCTGGGCGCTCTTCAATGGTACCCCGCGCGGCAAGAACTGGTTCCACGACCTGACCCGCATGGCGGAGAAGAATCCGGACTGGTTCTGCCAGGTGCTGACGGTGGATGACACCGGCGCGATCCCGCCGGAGGCGATCGAGGACGAGCGCCGCATGGGCATGCCGGAGGAGATGGTGCGGCAGGAATTCTACTGCGACTTCACGGCGGCCACGCCCGGCGCGATCTATGCGCAGCTCATGGAGAGCGCCCGCCGCGAGGGCCGGATCGGCAGCGTGCCGCAGGATGGCGGCCTGCCGGTGTGGACCTTCTGGGATCTGGGTGCGCCGGTGAATACCGCGGTGTGGTCGGTGCAATTCCTGGGCCGCGAGATCCGCGTGCTGGCCTGTGATACCGGGGCGGACTGGACCACCGGCCGCCGCGTGGCGGAGATGATGGCGCGGAACTGGGCCTACGCCGGCCACATCCTGCCGCACGATGGTGCCGCCCGCCAGAAGGGCGGCCTGACCTACGCGGAGGAACTGGAGAAGGCGGGGCTGCGCAATGTGATCACCCTGCCGGTGGCGAAGGACCGCCGCGCCGGGATCAACCGTCTGCGCTCGATGCTCCCCTCGATGTGCTTCGATGAAGCGCGCTGCAAGACCGGCATCGCCGCGCTGGAAGCCTATCACCTGGAGTACGATGCGCGCCGTAAGATGTACAAGGACGAGCCGCGCCACGACTGGAGCAGCCACGCCTGTGATGCCCTGCGCTACCTGGCGGAAGCCGCCGCCTGCGGGGCCGTGAAGGTCGGCGGCATGGAACAACCGAGCCGCGTGATCAGCCCGATCGAAGGCCTCGGCGATGTCTGGGCCGGGGGACGAAGACGCGCGCACTACATCTCCGCGCTGGATTGAAGGGAAGCAAGCTC
This window harbors:
- a CDS encoding PEP-CTERM sorting domain-containing protein → MHNTLSLFCAAALLGTAGADAAVAVDITGGNGAPITVTILQPIEYTVNNGTSFWPVFVLDGAGDLLSIATNSVTGTLSFSVNGGPEQFINRANSEFTSGVVGPDDFYFYLMNSSTQLQTGDTVVLNAGSFTTTGSFAVATPGQISIETFLMGAFGEQVSGNGVAVPEPGSALLLGLGCAGMFLRRRRAA